A single region of the Lacerta agilis isolate rLacAgi1 chromosome 9, rLacAgi1.pri, whole genome shotgun sequence genome encodes:
- the LOC117053164 gene encoding protein PML-like: MAQGTSASLSESQEMGELQFLLCESCHGEVQSPKLLPCLHNLCTQCLEENQPIGHCAICRSPYSLPELQCNMLFANLQSQLSIYRKISQGQVLACSCSSEREAVFWCSECNWHFCDGVCSANHERVKKNGLHEVKTLKNLQATSREEFLAGTRKQSVMNCPKTNHNSDIARVYCKECRRPMCVVCVTLDSKHQSQHCEISDEIRHRQNELQSMQRELRKSNHTKAYHSLQELVGNMEKARNETRELIQQQIGKMVKVLREKEAEFLAEVEDQHQQQVKDVERRLKDVEGLVKRMASSDQLLEKMQLYASDQVVLEMHPYIKRSLEDFRDNQPPVVNFQIQARDFAEVKTQLQALYDRVTKAREAVPGGLETAPNQGGSEKQPPRGRLNAAVARMTDASNPDSPSSSNASSSNLGHLPKSPAKRKCAHVERAVQTPPKVVKMEHDYDGAGSSQLPGNSWWPEPTWTSSQSPGCAHSTGSRDKAGEGMGSSKCSPRSDPELSEPGTDRSCCFTQGFLRPNDAPVSISSGDEISDDESVESSLLRDIRNRSQSSQEERLRQEFQSGHGTMVFFDLKLLPGDVLHLVAVAEEATCCSVIIRPLVPSSGGDARSQFYETGLENFLDYVSSLSLPILVGYNIWSMDHLPALVVALQTINKEERFEASIFGFIDALPLIKEKTPELPSHTLKSLDSIFLWGELNDTRAENCAKALKDLCTVLEVNPVMEKRPVIFYSNLRSYASLQPLLWQKLLSEPSAKTLALHNICLSMLQNVYEEDPERGLSKLCRFLNRIRKDTEGKIQKLSKIRFYFRNLQPAP, encoded by the exons ATGGCTCAGGGGACCTCAGCATCCCTCTCCGAGAGCCAG GAGATGGGTGAATTACAGTTCCTCTTGTGTGAGAGTTGCCATGGGGAAGTCCAGAGCCCCAAACTCCTGCCATGCCTTCACAACCTGTGCACCCAGTGCCTCGAAGAAAACCAGCCCATTGGTCACTGTGCCATATGCAGATCCCCGTACTCTCTCCCTGAACTGCAGTGCAACATGCTCTTTGCAAACCTTCAGTCCCAGCTGAGCATCTACCGGAAGATCAGCCAAGGCCAAGTTTTGGCCTGCAGCTGCAGCTCTGAGAGAGAGGCGGTGTTCTGGTGTTCCGAATGTAACTGGCACTTTTGCGACGGCGTGTGTTCCGCAAACCACGAGAGAGTCAAGAAGAACGGCCTCCATGAAGTCAAAACGTTGAAGAATCTCCAGGCCACGTCTAGGGAAGAGTTCCTTGCAGGGACCAGGAAGCAAAGTGTCATGAACTGccccaaaacaaaccacaatagCGATATTGCAAG AGTCTATTGCAAAGAGTGTAGGCGGCCCATGTGCGTGGTTTGCGTTACTCTGGACAGCAAACACCAGAGCCAGCACTGCGAAATATCAGATGAAATCCGGCACAGGCAAAACGAGCTGCAGAGCATGCAAAGGGAGCTCAGGAAAAGCAACCACACCAAAGCCTACCACAGCCTCCAGGAGCTGGTGGGAAACATGGAGAAGGCGAGGAACGAGACGAGGGAGCTGATCCAGCAGCAGATCGGCAAGATGGTGAAGGTGCTGCGAGAAAAGGAGGCCGAGTTCCTAGCAGAAGTGGAGGACCAGCACCAGCAACAAGTCAAGGATGTAGAGAGGAGGCTCAAGGACGTGGAAGGCCTGGTCAAGAGGATGGCATCCAGTGATCAGCTGTTGGAGAAGATGCAGCTCTACGCCTCTGACCAGGTGGTCTTGGAGATGCACCCCTACATCAAAAGGTCGCTGGAGGATTTCAGAGATAACCAGCCGCCAGTTGTCAATTTCCAGATCCAAGCGAGGGACTTTGCAGAGGTCAAGACCCAACTCCAGGCTCTGTATGACAGAGTGACAAAGGCCAGAG AAGCTGTCCCAGGTGGACTGGAAACTGCACCCAACCAG GGAGGGTCTGAAAAACAGCCTCCCCGCGGCCGCCTTAATGCTGCGGTGGCCAGAATGACAGACGCCAGCAACCCAGATAGCCCCAGCAGCAGCAACGCAAGCAGCAGTAATCTG GGCCACCTCCCGAAGTCGCCAGCAAAGAGGAAATGTGCCCACGTGGAAAGGGCTGTCCAGACCCCTCCAAAAGTGGTGAAAATGGAACATGATTACGATGGTGCGGGATCCAGCCAGCTGCCTGGCAACAGTTGGTGGCCGGAACCAACATGGACCAGTTCTCAATCTCCAGGATGCGCCCATTCCACAGGGAGCAGGGACAAGGCAGGAGAAGGCATGGGCAGCTCAAAGTGTTCCCCCAGGTCTGACCCAGAGCTGTCTGAACCAGGTACAGACAGAAGCTGCTGTTTTACTCAGGGATTCTTAAGACCAA ATGATGCTCCTGTGAGCATTTCTTCAGGAGACGAAATCTCCGACGACGAATCTGTG GAATCTAGCTTGCTACGGGACATCAGGAACAGATCACAGAGTAGCCAGGAAGAACGGCTGAGGCAGGAGTTTCAGTCGGGGCACGGGACCATGGTGTTCTTCGACCTGAAGCTTCTAC CGGGAGACGTCCTGCACCTGGTTGCCGTAGCCGAAGAAGCAACCTGCTGCTCTGTCATAATCCGGCCTCTGGTGCCTTCCTCTGGCGGAGACGCAAGAAGCCAATTCTACGAGACTGGGCTGGAGAATTTCCTTGACTacgtctcctctctctccctgcccattTTGGTGGGGTACAACATCTGGTCCATGGACCATCTCCCAGCCCTGGTTGTCGCCCTGCAAACTATCAACAAGGAGGAAAGATTCGAAGCCTCCATCTTTGGTTTCATCGATGCCTTGCCCCTCATTAAGGAGAAGACCCCAGAGTTGCCCAGCCACACGCTGAAGAGCCTGGACAGCATATTCCTCTGGGGCGAGCTGAACGACACACGAGCCGAAAACTGTGCCAAGGCCCTGAAGGATTTGTGTACTGTCTTGGAGGTTAACCCTGTGATGGAGAAAAGGCCAGTCATTTTCTACTCCAACTTGCGGTCCTACGCCTCCCTGCAACCCCTCCTGTGGCAGAAGCTCCTCTCCGAGCCCTCCGCCAAGACCTTGGCGCTGCACAATATCTGCCTTTCCATGCTCCAGAACGTCTACGAAGAGGACCCGGAAAGGGGGCTGAGCAAGTTGTGCAGGTTCCTGAATCGCATCCGAAAGGACACGGAGGGGAAAATCCAAAAGCTGAGCAAGATCCGCTTCTATTTCCGAAACCTGCAGCCGGCACCTTGA